A DNA window from Acidimicrobiales bacterium contains the following coding sequences:
- a CDS encoding adenosylcobinamide-GDP ribazoletransferase, which yields MVDGPGQAVAFLTSLGRARRPTPGAVPWFPVVGAALGLVVGLVWWGAARVWPPLVAAAVVVAADLALTGLLHLDGLVDAADGLLPHLDRERRLAVMRAPDTGAFGVGVAGAVLLLRWSALGVMHPHPLLLGGLWCASRTGMAVTLGHVRYARADGIAREFTGGGTHTVLLAGAAAGALALAAGWVVPAGPVAVAAALVAFGLVVGLGVRRVGGFTGDVLGAAGLLAETVGLTVAAARW from the coding sequence ATGGTCGACGGGCCGGGCCAGGCCGTGGCCTTCCTCACCTCCCTCGGGCGGGCCCGCCGGCCCACCCCCGGTGCGGTCCCCTGGTTCCCGGTCGTCGGCGCCGCCCTCGGCCTGGTCGTCGGGCTGGTGTGGTGGGGCGCGGCCCGGGTGTGGCCTCCGCTGGTCGCGGCGGCGGTGGTGGTGGCGGCGGACCTGGCCCTGACCGGGCTGCTCCACCTCGACGGGCTGGTGGACGCCGCCGACGGGCTGCTCCCCCATCTGGACCGGGAGCGCCGGCTGGCGGTGATGCGGGCGCCCGACACCGGGGCGTTCGGCGTGGGCGTGGCCGGCGCCGTCCTGCTGCTGCGATGGAGCGCCCTCGGCGTCATGCACCCGCACCCGCTCCTGCTCGGCGGCCTGTGGTGTGCGTCGCGCACGGGCATGGCGGTCACGCTCGGCCACGTCCGGTACGCCCGGGCCGACGGCATCGCCCGGGAGTTCACCGGCGGGGGAACGCACACCGTTCTGCTGGCGGGGGCGGCGGCCGGCGCCCTGGCGCTGGCGGCCGGGTGGGTGGTGCCGGCGGGCCCGGTCGCGGTGGCGGCGGCGCTCGTGGCCTTCGGGCTGGTCGTCGGGCTCGGCGTCCGGCGCGTGGGCGGGTTCACCGGGGACGTCCTCGGTGCGGCCGGGCTCCTGGCCGAGACCGTCGGCCTCACCGTGGCGGCGGCGCGGTGGTGA
- a CDS encoding bifunctional adenosylcobinamide kinase/adenosylcobinamide-phosphate guanylyltransferase, whose amino-acid sequence MVTLVLGGARSGKSEVAERLAARAGGPVTYLATYSPPACLSDDDMAGRVEAHRRRRPPEWTTVEAGLGLPAALDAVAGPALVDSLGTWVAAHEDFAVDTAALCGALARRRDPTVVVSEEVGMGVHPSTESGRLFRDALGALNTAVATVAGQVMLVVAGRVLPLEPPG is encoded by the coding sequence GTGGTGACGCTGGTCCTGGGGGGAGCCCGGTCGGGGAAGTCCGAGGTGGCCGAGCGCCTGGCCGCACGCGCCGGGGGGCCGGTGACCTACCTGGCCACCTACTCCCCGCCGGCCTGCCTCTCCGACGACGACATGGCCGGGCGCGTCGAGGCCCACCGCCGGCGCCGCCCCCCCGAGTGGACCACCGTCGAGGCGGGCCTGGGGCTGCCCGCGGCCCTGGACGCGGTGGCGGGCCCGGCGTTGGTGGACTCGCTGGGAACGTGGGTGGCGGCCCACGAGGACTTCGCCGTCGACACCGCCGCCCTGTGCGGCGCCCTGGCCCGCCGGCGCGACCCCACGGTCGTGGTGTCGGAGGAGGTGGGCATGGGCGTCCACCCCTCGACCGAGTCGGGGCGGCTGTTCCGGGACGCCCTGGGCGCCCTCAACACGGCCGTGGCCACCGTGGCCGGCCAGGTGATGCTCGTGGTGGCGGGCCGGGTCCTGCCCCTCGAGCCGCCGGGGTGA
- the cobO gene encoding cob(I)yrinic acid a,c-diamide adenosyltransferase has translation MARAQSVVVVNTGHGKGKSSSAFGVMARGWARDWKVVVVQFVKGGKWKTGERKLADHLGIEWHTLGDGFTWESTDLDETAAKGRHAWEVARAKLASGEYQLVILDEATYAVKYGWVAVDEMVAGIRDRHARTNVVLTGRDAPDEIVALADTVTEMRKVKHAYDEGIRAIKGIEY, from the coding sequence ATGGCACGGGCGCAGTCGGTCGTGGTGGTCAACACGGGCCACGGTAAGGGGAAGTCCTCCTCCGCCTTCGGGGTGATGGCCCGGGGGTGGGCCCGGGACTGGAAGGTAGTCGTGGTCCAGTTCGTCAAGGGCGGGAAGTGGAAGACCGGTGAGCGCAAGCTGGCCGACCATCTCGGCATCGAGTGGCACACCCTCGGGGACGGCTTCACGTGGGAGTCGACCGATCTGGACGAGACCGCGGCCAAGGGCCGCCACGCCTGGGAGGTGGCCCGGGCCAAGCTGGCGTCCGGGGAGTACCAGCTGGTGATCCTCGACGAGGCCACCTACGCCGTGAAGTACGGCTGGGTGGCGGTGGACGAGATGGTGGCCGGCATCCGCGACCGCCACGCCAGGACCAACGTGGTGCTCACCGGCCGGGACGCCCCCGACGAGATCGTGGCCCTGGCCGACACGGTCACCGAGATGCGCAAGGTCAAGCACGCCTACGACGAGGGCATCCGCGCCATAAAAGGCATCGAGTATTAG
- a CDS encoding DMT family transporter, translated as MAVVGAAVLFGSTFVPVQDAIRHAGTLPFLAVRFLFGAALLAAVAGRRARWRRWWDARTVVAGLRCGVPLLAGYVLQTAGLRFTTSSVSAFVTYLLVVMVPLLEAVTRRRLPAGSVLAGVVVATAGLFLLTGAHLSVGRGVALTLGCAAAFAVNIIEIDRAVNGNAAGAGGPVDAVALTAVQLAVVGLGSVVPGAFIGGYSMPAGSVLAALYTGLAASALAFGLQVWGQRRVGPTRTSLLLMIEPVTAAVIGWFTGARLGALAVGGAVLILGGIALSEVGQTGLHPVGESADT; from the coding sequence GTGGCGGTGGTGGGGGCGGCGGTGCTGTTCGGGAGCACCTTCGTCCCCGTGCAGGACGCCATCCGCCATGCCGGAACCCTTCCGTTCCTGGCCGTCCGCTTCCTGTTCGGCGCCGCCCTGCTGGCGGCGGTGGCGGGGCGGCGCGCACGGTGGCGGCGGTGGTGGGACGCCCGCACGGTCGTGGCGGGCCTGCGCTGCGGCGTGCCGCTGCTGGCCGGCTACGTCCTGCAGACGGCGGGGCTGCGCTTCACCACCTCGTCGGTCTCGGCGTTCGTCACCTACCTGCTGGTCGTGATGGTCCCCCTGCTCGAGGCGGTCACCCGGCGCCGGTTGCCGGCGGGGAGCGTGCTGGCCGGCGTGGTCGTGGCGACCGCCGGCCTGTTCCTGCTCACCGGTGCCCACCTCAGCGTGGGGCGGGGGGTGGCGCTGACCCTCGGGTGCGCGGCCGCCTTTGCCGTGAACATCATCGAGATCGACCGGGCGGTGAACGGCAACGCCGCCGGAGCCGGTGGCCCCGTCGACGCCGTGGCCCTCACGGCCGTGCAGCTGGCCGTCGTGGGTCTGGGGAGCGTGGTGCCGGGGGCGTTCATCGGGGGCTACTCCATGCCGGCGGGGTCGGTGCTGGCGGCGCTCTACACCGGCCTGGCCGCGTCGGCCCTGGCCTTCGGCCTCCAGGTCTGGGGCCAGCGCCGGGTGGGGCCGACCCGGACATCCCTCCTGCTGATGATCGAGCCGGTGACGGCGGCGGTGATCGGGTGGTTCACCGGCGCCCGCCTCGGGGCCCTGGCGGTGGGTGGCGCCGTCCTGATCCTGGGAGGGATTGCCCTGTCGGAGGTGGGCCAGACCGGTCTCCACCCCGTCGGGGAAAGTGCCGATACATGA